ccttattttatttataatatgtgaaaacaaatattaatatataatatatggttggcttcatcttaatacatattttcaaaatattaatattttataagtttttataatatgtaattaaagatattggtggtcaaagaagtgcattggcaagcgtgtccagtcaaagcggtgcgagtattaagggatggagggagtacaaaataagtttagaaaaaataagtgaaaactAGTTTAATATAACACACTCTTGTGCACACAAATCCTTAGTTTTAActatgacatttttttttactcctaaagaaattgaaaaatagttttttttaccacctataaaactataacttgtattttaccacctaaaaaaaattaaaatttatttttcatcaCCTGGAGAGGGGAAAATGGATGAAACCGTTACGTGGAAGGCCATAACAgcggtaatatttctgatatTTTCTCTTCTTCTACGATTTTATGCATTTAACTCCCTTCTTTTCCGCTGCTTCCTTATCTTCcatgaattcacataatttttACTCACATTAATTCATAATATTGATAAAATTCAATGGCATTAAAGAGATGAGGGTGAAGGAGTTAAAGAAAATAGCAGAGACGATGTAAAAAAttggaggaaaattgaattAGTGAGCTGAGTTAGGTTTCATATATTTTTCCGTTTGCacggtggtaaaatacaagtttttactttttaagtggtaaaaaataatttttcaatttttataaatggtaaaaaaacaatttatccttTTTAACTATTATGCCAAAATATTGTGGGTGAACTATATGCATGTAATTAATACCTTTAGTTTATGAAGTTAGCTCTGGTGTTTGCTTGATAGAGTAAATATTTGCAGTACACAGGCAAATTAAATAAGCAACCACGAATGATTACGATGATTTGGAAATACACCCCTTGTCAATTTTATGTTTTACGGAATACTGATGTCCTTATGTGAAATATCTATACtaaaattactccctccattctaaAAAATTGCCCCAAATTTATATTCGGTCCGTTTTGTAAAATTTAatctatactccctccgtcccagaatacttgacctgttttccttatcgggccgtcccttaatacttgacctgtttttaaaaatggaaatattctaacaatattatattatttctcactccacccctactaacccacctaccccttactccatacaaaaaataattaaaaattcaacccctactctcccccaatcccacctcttaacccacttaccactaactacattaaaataataccccactatcaactattacctattaaatgaaataagtcaattcaagtcccttaaactctgtgtcggtcaaaccggatcgagtattccgggacggaggaagtataatttaTGGTATTTGGTCTACACATATTTCCTCTCAATCTCTCATACATACTCTATTATTTACattagtaaaaagaaaaaaaactaaaaatccAATTGCTTTTCTTTTGACTTGttttttaataaaatgaaaATTGTAATTTTAGGGCAATGTTTTAGTACCAGGGAGAGTATGATGTACAACAACAAActcaaaaagacaaaaatattGTGGGTGAACTATGTATCCTCTTTACCTTTAGTTTATGAAGTTAGCTCGGTGTTTGCTTCATAGAGTAAATATTTGCAGTACACAGGCATATTAAATAAGCAACAACAAACTCAAAGAGAcacttaataaataaataaataaataaataaagcaaaCCTGTAAAAGATCTTTGGCAAGATCTATAGAAATGAGGCCAGCACTGCAGCCCATGCCAGCAAGATTATAAGTGACAATATCCTCTTTAAGCTTGTAACGGTTGACGACCGTCGAAGAAAGTGATGGCACAGGATTAAACACACTACAATTCACAACAAGTACCCCTATATCTTTAGGCAATACCCCTGTTTTTGCAAGTAATTCATCAATGGCGACAAACATGAGATGTTCCGCCTCCTTCCTCGCCTCTTCGATGGTAGGGTTTGAAGGAACATCGATTAAGGAGTCAGGCAAATACGTCTCGTCGCCTACCCCGGACTTTTCAAATAGCTTCTTTTGAAATTCAATGCTTTGTTGGGTGAATGTCCCACATTGAGCAACTCTATCCATGCATGTAGCCTTAGTTCTTCTAAAGGAAGGGTTTGGCTTACAACAAGCGAAATCGACTAGGAATACTTTCTTCCTAAAACGGCTTACTAGTAAGAAAAGGGTCATAGCAAGGAAGACTAACAGAGTAAGGAGTGATTCCAGCGGGAAatggttattattattattattattattccatAGTTGGGCTAAGTGTTGTTTTATAAGACTAGGGAGAGCAACAAATAGTGGGAtgaagaggaggaagaagacgaACAAGTACATATTTGACATGAGATAATTGTAACCAAGCTTTACATAATTCTGTTTAACTGAGGACTCAAAATTTgtgatgtttttgtttttgggtaTTTCTTTTACTTTTTCTTGCGGAATTCTTGGTTTTGGGTTTTCTTTAACTTCATATGAACATACTAAAATGCTTTTTGTATGAGGGAAAATAAAAGAGGAATGATGTGCATTGGAGTTCAACTCACTTTCACACTTTATAGTCATTTAGGGTACAACTGTACAAGTGGGAAGGTCCATTTGTGTTCGATTAATATTGACATTAACTGTTTTGAGTACCTCAGAAGAGGAGAAACATGAGAGTTTAATCCATTTATAAGCTTAAATAATGTTACACAGTAAAAGTAGGAGTATTTCTCTAATTTGTAAGTTTGGTATTTTTCTCCTTTTTCAGTGTGGATACAACATACAAGTGAGTTTCTAACAACATTCTAACCCTTACGCCCACATTCTCTTTTGagttttttaaattttgaaaCTTGTGAGATTGAGTTATGAGTTTAGAAATTAACATAAGATATGGCCGGGTAATCCCATTTCAAACCATGCCTATACCTCTTATGTACTAAAAGTACGAGAAAGAAGCACCACCTTCAAGTCTAAAAGTAATTAGAGCAACATATATTACACTTTTTTTGGGAAGGTTCCAATGGTTAAAATAAAATTGTAGTCGTCACAATTTAATAAATCTCAACTCTTCATTATTGTTGACTCATCTAGAGCATTGATTATGCCGACTTTATATTAAatttttgtaaaaaataatGAATTAACAATTATACTTTATCCTCCGCGTTCAATTTTTTTCCGAACTTTATCTTTGTCTTAAATCACCTTTTCTATTCTTGAATCCCTACTTAtataagagcatctccaatggttgtagctagggacttgCTTGCAATTTTTAGAAATTCCAAGCTACTAGCTTGACGATTGGAGTTGAtataataaattagcttggccaagcaaattagcttatttaagctaatttgcttgaaaaaacttggccaatgaaataatattaaattaaattaaattaaaatattaattgacAAATATGACTACATTAAATATCAAGCTAGTAGCTAACCACTAGGGTACTAACTAGATAGAAAGGGAAATAGCTTGAAATATTATGTGGCATGACAAGCTAATTAAGAAATTAGTTTACCATTGTAGATGCTCTAAAAAAGCCGAAACCTAAAGTTCTTTTGTCGTAATTTTTTTCCACTTCTACCCCTCCTCTTGATTATTTATCACAATCAaacctaaatttattttattaacacGTGTCTTTTGGTCTTTGCATCCCTTATCTCTTTTCTCTCAACAGAACATTGATATGTTCTTAAATAAAAACGCAGAGAAGGAAGATATTGATGGTTAATTGAAAGACATTATAGGATTTTTCAGGTATTTATCATGGGCCATAAATAATAATCATCTtcaatttaaattttatatcaatattttattttcattttttaattgTCAACCACAATTCTAAGTTTATCTTCAACTCAACAATCCAAAATATTTTTCAGGTATCCCGAGCTTCgtgtttgttggttgttttaatGAGAGATGGGGATATGTTATgtgttgaatacttgaatgtaGGGGATACTGGGATAGTGGTGCTATTGTTGAACAATTGGAACCTCAAGGGAGTTGTTCTATTTCGGGATCATAGGAGAAGATATAATATGGGTCTATAATCTATATGCATAATTGAATGCACAAAGGGActaatcatatatatatatttttttactttgGTTAATTTTGGCCGGAAAGTAAATAGTAGGTCCTAAACGGTGAAAAAAGAGTTATAGGTCGCAAACTGTGAAAAATGTACTCCGTAGGACTTTAGTCCCTATCTTTATGCTTAACTCGTGTTcatacttgttttttttttccttgtaTAAGATATTGTGtttatatatactccgtaaatTTTATGTGAAGACAAAGTATCAATTTAAATCTTTAAAACCACGTGCAACCGCACGTACCGTTAACTAGTACAAAAAAAATCGCAACTACTGCTAGCCCATTCTAAAAACATCAACGAAAAATCCATAATCAATTTCCTCTCTTCTTTGACCCATATAATTCAAGTAGATTGACATCCGAAAAAAATCCTCCtctttgaaaatttgaaattcaaaattcaacacaAGTCTTCAAATTAGGGGTAAGACTAatataatacccgtgcgatgcacgatatAATCATCTAAATATACATTTATATGAAATCTGatagacaattatcatcaaaatatatggaattttttgaaattaaaactaaggatggataaatttgttattgctcattcggcttcttatttattaaaac
This Spinacia oleracea cultivar Varoflay chromosome 6, BTI_SOV_V1, whole genome shotgun sequence DNA region includes the following protein-coding sequences:
- the LOC110796508 gene encoding 3-ketoacyl-CoA synthase 11-like, giving the protein MTIKCESELNSNAHHSSFIFPHTKSILVCSYEVKENPKPRIPQEKVKEIPKNKNITNFESSVKQNYVKLGYNYLMSNMYLFVFFLLFIPLFVALPSLIKQHLAQLWNNNNNNNNHFPLESLLTLLVFLAMTLFLLVSRFRKKVFLVDFACCKPNPSFRRTKATCMDRVAQCGTFTQQSIEFQKKLFEKSGVGDETYLPDSLIDVPSNPTIEEARKEAEHLMFVAIDELLAKTGVLPKDIGVLVVNCSVFNPVPSLSSTVVNRYKLKEDIVTYNLAGMGCSAGLISIDLAKDLLQVRPNVYALVISLESITQNWYCGNERSMLISNCLFRMGAAAILLSNKRCESRRSKYELVHVVRTHKGANDNSYRCVNQQDDETGRCGIALSKDLMAMAGEALKTNITTLGPLVLPISEQLLFLVVLFGKKVLHMHKIRPYVPDFKLAFEHFCIHAGGRAVLDELEKTLKLSQLHMEPSRMTLYRYGNTSSSSVWYQLAYLEAKGRIKRGDRIWQIGFGSGFKCNSAVWRALRNIDPNEEINPWMGEIHKFPVNVLQVSPIGMPNTG